In Microplitis mediator isolate UGA2020A chromosome 2, iyMicMedi2.1, whole genome shotgun sequence, a single window of DNA contains:
- the LOC130663956 gene encoding ataxin-7-like isoform X2, which produces MSGSDSPTFFHGQPWSSWIERIGRDKPLSDEEPEAEPASSVTRLSADDIDLYGFCPERDTFYGVVCEICNAIVKPQALIQHMESRHSSGTVNLPPPSTPASKTPVKTPYCKVSKLTKKGQPTTPSSAGTAAGGGTSSNTSNSKINHSSVKRNAEQANLQQPALANASPRSPLEPIGISGNSSVSGVPSSPVKSPGSNGNSNSSNNGAAANSIGTSASATGPGQRRKRLKADRGLVKDREYDPDRHCGVWIEDSGKTCTRSLTCKAHTVSLRRTVIGRSKSFDKLLADHRASKELPNRTPKVTVTGTVTVSTASVSALTGSSGATAGVGAVGTTADTDAPGSPPVLSLPDTYPLPKTKLEEDFANEELRLEASRSAAATAATASSSPSTAPSSASTTSKSMLPPISVVLPSLSPLANDTPQHIATLIPVTSSLSSVVSASLAAPQAQLPSTVLEGETTGDDESESMTLYSPVSIFKDTKSQVVMQVPRSNNTITANNSISNSTSLLQSPVQHQSSAATASSSRNSYQGSSMPSLAFDDQLEHPKLANGKRLNNNTNSNSNINTNHNNSLLLSPIGSSSSSRSSKRSKHDYQAEFPRAIQVEATTTSTPFSSHFSDIAWSNCHPEPLAVSRWLRITSSRKQYNFNIH; this is translated from the exons ATGTCGGGAAGTGACAGCCCAACGTTTTTTCACGGCCAACCTTGGTCCAGCTGGATCGAAAGAATCGGCAGAGACAAGCCACTGA GTGATGAGGAACCAGAAGCTGAACCAGCGAGCTCCGTTACTCGCCTCTCGGCAGATG ACATTGATCTCTATGGATTCTGCCCGGAGAGAGACACATTCTATGGCGTCGTCTGCGAAATTTGCAATGCTATCGTCAAACCTCAGGCTCTCATTCAACATATgg AGAGCCGACATTCATCAGGAACAGTCAACTTACCACCGCCATCAACACCAGCGTCTAAAACCCCCGTGAAAACCCCATATTGCAAAGTCTCGAAGCTCACAAAAAAGGGTCAGCCTACGACGCCCTCCTCGGCAGGGACCGCCGCCGGCGGGGGGACTAGTTCAAACACGAGCAATTCGAAAATCAACCACTCGTCTGTCAAAAGAAACGCCGAGCAAGCGAACCTCCAGCAACCGGCGTTGGCAAACGCGTCGCCACGGTCTCCGCTTGAGCCAATCGGGATCTCCGGGAACTCATCAGTCAGCGGGGTGCCCTCCAGTCCTGTCAAAAGCCCCGGCAGCAACGGgaacagcaacagcagcaacaacgGCGCCGCGGCAAACTCGATCGGCACGTCTGCGTCCGCGACAGGGCCTGGCCAGAGGCGGAAACGTCTCAAAGCAGACCGCGGGCTCGTCAAAGACCGCGAGTACGACCCGGACAGGCACTGCGGGGTCTGGATCGAAGACTCGGGGAAAACCTGCACCAGGTCCCTCACCTGCAAGGCTCACACGGTCTCGTTGCGCAGAACAGTCATCGGTCGGAGCAAAAGCTTCGACAAGCTCCTCGCAGATCATCGGGCTTCGAAGGAGCTCCCGAATAGGACACCGAAAGTAACCGTCACTGGGACCGTCACCGTATCCACGGCTTCTGTGTCCGCATTGACCGGAAGTTCCGGGGCGACTGCTGGTGTTGGTGCTGTTGGAACCACCGCCGACACAGATGCTCCTGGTTCACCGCCTGTTTTATCTCTGCCGGACACTTATCCACTGCCAAAG aCTAAACTGGAAGAGGATTTTGCGAATGAGGAATTAAGACTGGAGGCCTCAAGGTCAGCTGCTGCCACTGCTGCCACGGCATCCTCATCCCCGTCAACTGCCCCATCATCAGCGTCAACCACATCCAAGTCAATGCTGCCGCCAATATCCGTGGTCCTGCCGTCCCTGTCGCCGTTGGCCAACGACACGCCTCAACACATAGCAACACTCATTCCCGTCACCTCGAGTCTCTCCTCGGTTGTTTCAGCGTCGCTGGCGGCTCCCCAAGCCCAGCTGCCCAGTACCGTGCTCGAGGGAGAGACCACTGGGGATGACGAGTCCGAGAGCATGACTCTCTACTCGCCAGTCTCAATCTTCAAAGACACAAAGTCCCAGGTTGTCATGCAAGTCCCTCGATCCAACAACACCATCACCGCCAACAACTCCATCAGCAACAGCACCAGCTTGCTCCAGTCGCCTGTGCAACACCAGTCATCAGCAGCAACAGCATCATCGTCCAGAAACAGTTATCAAGGCTCGTCGATGCCCAGTCTTGCATTCGATGACCAACTGGAGCACCCCAAGCTCGCCAACGGCAAAAGGCTCAACAACAACAccaacagcaacagcaacatCAACACGAACCATAATAATTCTCTTCTTCTCAGTCCCATTGGcagtagcagcagcagcaggtCCTCCAAGCGTAGCAAGCATGACTACCAGGCGGAATTCCCTAGAGCTATCCAGGTAGAAGCAACCACAACTTCTACGCCCTTCTCATCACACTTCAGTGATATCGCCTGGTCAAATTGCCATCCGGAACCTCTCGCGGTCAGCCGCTGGCTCCGTATCACCTCCAGCCGTAAGCAGTACAACTTCAATATTCACTGA
- the LOC130663876 gene encoding uncharacterized protein LOC130663876 isoform X2, whose translation MMLFQLLPFFLAAQVSDKDGWKYGPEYTFLGEVKMITSLDSDKGQYLGTGLYSKLRCRPREPDVLRCKLDDTKITRLDVQGGFNPEKAKPAANETFRPFNAIPVPFEIKFNDRGIESYIIEKNEPSLPDYCVNMARLIANQLSIGADLSDEMRSTYRSFENFTVGECDVDFKVTRLPNKDSEAIKDSKFELTPLDKLGKLANEIMEIEKERNVKECLRCVRPFFGTRYTLGLVYRDVLSLIKSSVSKIVVSKNKFVSETNNENDVFDQDRRKLGKVLDHMKLTLESVLPATDQLEKFNNPVVKGVLPENLDDDPSQY comes from the exons ATGATGCTCTTTCAGTTGTTGCCATTTTTTTTGG cTGCGCAAGTGAGTGATAAAGACGGATGGAAATATGGACCCGAGTATACATTTTTAGGAGAAGTTAAAATGATAACGTCTTTGGACAGCGATAAGGGACAATATCTCGGCACTggtttatattcaaaattaaggtGCCGTCCACGTGAGCCGGATGTTCTGAGATGCAAATTGGATGATACAAAAATCACCCGGCTGGATGTTCAAGGAGGATTCAATCCAGAAAAGGCTAAGCCGGCTGCCAATGAAACCTTTCGTCCATTCAATGCCATCCCTGTGccgtttgaaataaaattcaatgacCGGGGGATCGAGAGTTACATTATTGAGAAAAATGAACCATCTTTACCAGACTACTGTGTCAACATGGCGAGATTGATTGCCAATCAGTTGAGTATTGGAGCGGATCTTTCTGATGAAATGCGGTCGACTTACAGGTCATTTGAAAACTTCACCGTTGGGGAGTGCGATGTCGACTTCAAAGTCACGCGGCTGCCGAATAAAGATAGCGAGGCAATTAAGGACAGTAAGTTTGAATTGACACCTTTGGACAAATTGGGAAAGCTCGCTAATGAAATTATGGAAATCGAGAAGGAGCGAAATGTCAAAGAGTGTTTGAGATGCGTCAGACCGTTCTTTGGTACCCGTTACACTCTCGGTCTTGTTTACAGAGATGTTTTGAGTCTCAtt aaatcatCCGTTAGTAAAATAgttgtatcgaaaaataaattcgtcAGTGAAACAAACAATGAAAATGACGTGTTCGACCAAGACCGCAGGAAATTGGGCAAAGTCCTGGACCACATGAAACTCACTCTCGAGTCTGTTCTGCCTGCCACGGATCAGCTTGAGAAGTTCAATAACCCGGTTGTCAAGGGAGTTCTTCCTGAAAACTTGGATGATGATCCCAGCCAATATTGA
- the LOC130663874 gene encoding uncharacterized protein LOC130663874: MKFLILPLLVVTQLDHSDSWINTLVVYNVTYNAEMIPRVNETQESDHKMSFNLTTQLKCRPVDMTLKALHCYLEDSKMLLGFHNSTNSTSPPKVMTGEGLIESASGVHFELKMNALGIKEMVVPAKISPLILDKLRYIANQLHSGIDMVGKTEGVYHNWENFTTGECFTTYDVKLNDSRAKHFITKEKNGKYKMWSPNMRVTINKTRDLKNCRSISPYFFGSREGWRENPKMSINITSSQSSVIVDRGTFISSTQTTLELHELKDSNNTSEYKKMRENITVIFDSMIKDEHNVTSIENPASAGIITGQWLYGDESSEESNESPESNSKEDKD, translated from the exons ATGAAGTTTCTTATTCTTCCTCTGCTAGTTg TGACCCAACTGGACCACAGTGATTCGTGGATAAATACTTTGGTGGTATACAATGTGACTTACAACGCAGAAATGATTCCCCGAGTGAACGAGACCCAGGAATCAGATCATAAAATGTCGTTCAACTTAACGACCCAATTGAAGTGCCGTCCAGTTGACATGACATTGAAAGCTCTGCACTGTTACCTAGAAGACTCTAAAATGCTTTTGGGATTTCATAATTCTACAAACTCGACATCTCCACCAAAAGTTATGACCGGCGAGGGATTGATTGAGTCCGCGAGCGGCGTACACTTTGAACTGAAGATGAATGCCTTGGGTATCAAGGAAATGGTCGTTCCCGCGAAAATATCACCGCTTATTCTAGACAAATTGAGATACATCGCAAACCAGCTGCACTCTGGAATAGATATGGTGGGAAAAACTGAAGGAGTTTATCATAATTGGGAAAACTTTACCACGGGAGAATGCTTTACTACTTATGACGTAAAACTGAATGACTCTAGAGCAAAACACTTtattacaaaagaaaaaaatggcaAGTACAAAATGTGGAGTCCCAATATGCGCGTGACTATCAACAAAACTCgggatttgaaaaattgtagaTCTATTTCGCCGTATTTCTTCGGTAGCCGTGAAGGCTGGCgcgaaaatccaaaaatgtcTATTAATATT ACTTCCTCGCAAAGTTCAGTGATTGTAGACAGAGGAACATTTATATCATCGACTCAAACGACCTTAGAGCTACACGAGCTGAAAGATTCGAACAACACATCcgagtacaaaaaaatgaggGAAAACATAACAGTTATATTTGACTCGATGATTAAGGACGAGCACAACGTCACGAGCATTGAAAATCCAGCCTCCGCGGGAATAATAACCGGGCAGTGGCTTTATGGCGATGAATCATCTGAGGAGAGCAACGAAAGTCCTGAGAGCAATTCTAAAGAAGACAAAGATTAA
- the LOC130663876 gene encoding uncharacterized protein LOC130663876 isoform X1, translating to MIIINLLPFLLAARLESAQDPTIWKRGAEVTYLVQSHALKTYPMGQSESKNSDMIFDLKTMLTCQSLETNAHCFFHDTESKSAVAGENKHARPDAQYIERDIWTKKVLQQDTMTIDFTKNGITTVWVPKDVDPIGRNMMAALAMPLNIGLDFPPKITGNYETKANSSKGNCLTKFLVTRSPAASHQKKLPMDLFLVAQADESINRPIEITRMMEVGDKCHEKFFVYSFYANRELRDATKTDVEYQLNSFENFMTISNANFTSFSKVKVSITDHRYKSKYTLEESISLTLQKIDPTLCEQHKYDEFNKDCSSEEITNHAG from the exons ATGATCATCAttaatctacttccatttttACTCG cggCCAGACTTGAGTCTGCCCAAGACCCGACAATCTGGAAACGCGGTGCAGAAGTGACATATCTCGTACAAAGTCATGCATTAAAAACATACCCCATGGGCCAGAGTGAGTCCAAAAACTCCGACATGATCtttgatttaaaaacaatGCTGACATGCCAATCACTGGAAACAAATGCTCATTGTTTTTTCCACGACACGGAAAGTAAATCGGCGGTTGCTGGCGAGAACAAACACGCAAGACCTGATGCTCAATACATTGAGCGAGACATCTGGACAAAGAAAGTCCTCCAGCAAGACACCATGACAATTGATTTCACCAAAAACGGAATAACTACTGTCTGGGTTCCCAAAGACGTCGATCCAATAGGACGTAATATGATGGCAGCTCTTGCGATGCCGCTTAACATCGGTCTGGATTTTCCCCCAAAAATAACTGGCAACTATGAGACAAAGGCCAACAGCTCTAAAGGAAACTGTCTGACTAAATTCCTGGTAACACGATCACCGGCCGCAAGTCATCAGAAAAAGCTTCCCATGGATCTGTTCCTGGTTGCCCAAGCCGATGAATCCATCAATCGGCCCATCGAGATCACTCGCATGATGGAAGTCGGTGACAAGTGTCACGAAAAATTCTTCGTTTATTCGTTTTACGCCAACAGAGAATTGCGCGATGCCACAAAAACTGACGTGGAATACCAATta AATTCCTTTGAAAATTTCATGACCATCAGCAATGCCAACTTTACATCATTTTCAAAAGTCAAAGTTTCAATAACTGATCATCGCTATAAATCGAAGTATACTCTCGAAGAATCTATAAGTTTGACTCTTCAAAAAATCGATCCTACTCTATGTGAGCAACACAAATACGACGAGTTCAACAAAGATTGTTCCAGTGAAGAAATTACCAATCACGCCGGATAA
- the LOC130678735 gene encoding uncharacterized protein LOC130678735, which translates to MNKYIAVLAMSIVIVSSQRPPYAGSSDRLPAVLPQYLQSSQNLNQGQGQSTSSSVDNRINIQQANNPSTAKPQILNLPVDAHGDIDLINRIQSWPKESQPFWYLNWKQIEEHRGGSSSNPITNPPSPSTVRNN; encoded by the exons ATG aACAAATATATAGCAGTATTAGCGATGTCTATTGTGATTGTTAGCTCACAAAGGCCACCATATGCTGGTTCAAGTGATCGTCTGCCAGCTGTACTCCCGCAGTATTTACAATCCAGCCAGAATCTGAATCAGGGCCAGGGACAGAGCACCAGCTCTTCAGTTGATAACAGAATAAACATTCAACAAGCAAACAATCCTTCAACAGCTAAGCCGCAAATATTAAATCTACCGGTCGACGCTCACGGAGACATTGATCTAATTAACAGGATCCAATCCTGGCCCAAAGAGTCTCAGCCTTTCTGGTACCTCAACTGGAAGCAAATCGAAGAACATCGCGGCGGATCTAGTTCTAATCCCATCACCAATCCCCCATCTCCTTCTACTGTCAGAAATAATTaa
- the LOC130663956 gene encoding rho GTPase-activating protein gacF-like isoform X1 has product MSGSDSPTFFHGQPWSSWIERIGRDKPLSDEEPEAEPASSVTRLSADDIDLYGFCPERDTFYGVVCEICNAIVKPQALIQHMESRHSSGTVNLPPPSTPASKTPVKTPYCKVSKLTKKGQPTTPSSAGTAAGGGTSSNTSNSKINHSSVKRNAEQANLQQPALANASPRSPLEPIGISGNSSVSGVPSSPVKSPGSNGNSNSSNNGAAANSIGTSASATGPGQRRKRLKADRGLVKDREYDPDRHCGVWIEDSGKTCTRSLTCKAHTVSLRRTVIGRSKSFDKLLADHRASKELPNRTPKVTVTGTVTVSTASVSALTGSSGATAGVGAVGTTADTDAPGSPPVLSLPDTYPLPKAVDLLYRCLAPHGSTKPTKLEEDFANEELRLEASRSAAATAATASSSPSTAPSSASTTSKSMLPPISVVLPSLSPLANDTPQHIATLIPVTSSLSSVVSASLAAPQAQLPSTVLEGETTGDDESESMTLYSPVSIFKDTKSQVVMQVPRSNNTITANNSISNSTSLLQSPVQHQSSAATASSSRNSYQGSSMPSLAFDDQLEHPKLANGKRLNNNTNSNSNINTNHNNSLLLSPIGSSSSSRSSKRSKHDYQAEFPRAIQVEATTTSTPFSSHFSDIAWSNCHPEPLAVSRWLRITSSRKQYNFNIH; this is encoded by the exons ATGTCGGGAAGTGACAGCCCAACGTTTTTTCACGGCCAACCTTGGTCCAGCTGGATCGAAAGAATCGGCAGAGACAAGCCACTGA GTGATGAGGAACCAGAAGCTGAACCAGCGAGCTCCGTTACTCGCCTCTCGGCAGATG ACATTGATCTCTATGGATTCTGCCCGGAGAGAGACACATTCTATGGCGTCGTCTGCGAAATTTGCAATGCTATCGTCAAACCTCAGGCTCTCATTCAACATATgg AGAGCCGACATTCATCAGGAACAGTCAACTTACCACCGCCATCAACACCAGCGTCTAAAACCCCCGTGAAAACCCCATATTGCAAAGTCTCGAAGCTCACAAAAAAGGGTCAGCCTACGACGCCCTCCTCGGCAGGGACCGCCGCCGGCGGGGGGACTAGTTCAAACACGAGCAATTCGAAAATCAACCACTCGTCTGTCAAAAGAAACGCCGAGCAAGCGAACCTCCAGCAACCGGCGTTGGCAAACGCGTCGCCACGGTCTCCGCTTGAGCCAATCGGGATCTCCGGGAACTCATCAGTCAGCGGGGTGCCCTCCAGTCCTGTCAAAAGCCCCGGCAGCAACGGgaacagcaacagcagcaacaacgGCGCCGCGGCAAACTCGATCGGCACGTCTGCGTCCGCGACAGGGCCTGGCCAGAGGCGGAAACGTCTCAAAGCAGACCGCGGGCTCGTCAAAGACCGCGAGTACGACCCGGACAGGCACTGCGGGGTCTGGATCGAAGACTCGGGGAAAACCTGCACCAGGTCCCTCACCTGCAAGGCTCACACGGTCTCGTTGCGCAGAACAGTCATCGGTCGGAGCAAAAGCTTCGACAAGCTCCTCGCAGATCATCGGGCTTCGAAGGAGCTCCCGAATAGGACACCGAAAGTAACCGTCACTGGGACCGTCACCGTATCCACGGCTTCTGTGTCCGCATTGACCGGAAGTTCCGGGGCGACTGCTGGTGTTGGTGCTGTTGGAACCACCGCCGACACAGATGCTCCTGGTTCACCGCCTGTTTTATCTCTGCCGGACACTTATCCACTGCCAAAG GCTGTTGATTTGCTTTATCGGTGTCTGGCCCCGCATGGCTCCACTAAACCT aCTAAACTGGAAGAGGATTTTGCGAATGAGGAATTAAGACTGGAGGCCTCAAGGTCAGCTGCTGCCACTGCTGCCACGGCATCCTCATCCCCGTCAACTGCCCCATCATCAGCGTCAACCACATCCAAGTCAATGCTGCCGCCAATATCCGTGGTCCTGCCGTCCCTGTCGCCGTTGGCCAACGACACGCCTCAACACATAGCAACACTCATTCCCGTCACCTCGAGTCTCTCCTCGGTTGTTTCAGCGTCGCTGGCGGCTCCCCAAGCCCAGCTGCCCAGTACCGTGCTCGAGGGAGAGACCACTGGGGATGACGAGTCCGAGAGCATGACTCTCTACTCGCCAGTCTCAATCTTCAAAGACACAAAGTCCCAGGTTGTCATGCAAGTCCCTCGATCCAACAACACCATCACCGCCAACAACTCCATCAGCAACAGCACCAGCTTGCTCCAGTCGCCTGTGCAACACCAGTCATCAGCAGCAACAGCATCATCGTCCAGAAACAGTTATCAAGGCTCGTCGATGCCCAGTCTTGCATTCGATGACCAACTGGAGCACCCCAAGCTCGCCAACGGCAAAAGGCTCAACAACAACAccaacagcaacagcaacatCAACACGAACCATAATAATTCTCTTCTTCTCAGTCCCATTGGcagtagcagcagcagcaggtCCTCCAAGCGTAGCAAGCATGACTACCAGGCGGAATTCCCTAGAGCTATCCAGGTAGAAGCAACCACAACTTCTACGCCCTTCTCATCACACTTCAGTGATATCGCCTGGTCAAATTGCCATCCGGAACCTCTCGCGGTCAGCCGCTGGCTCCGTATCACCTCCAGCCGTAAGCAGTACAACTTCAATATTCACTGA